accttttgtttttttaatcagtGGGTTTGACGTTacgagaaccaaaccgcttcaAATTTTCAGATTCATCAATAGCTATTTGCTTCACCTAATCGACATTACATACGGAGCTCTTTAGGTTTTGTTGATATGAATAATTGATGGTACTGACAAATACAGAAAACAGATATTATTAATACTGATACTATTCACCTTTTAAGTAGGTATTTGTTAAGAATTTGTTTTTGATTCATCATTATTCgctaattaaaatgaaaatatatatcaacaacTACTTATTTGAAGATGGGATACTAATCGGACTTAGGCTTCTTCTCCATgatgaagttaaaaaaaaaactaatatgatCTTTATGCATGTTTTATTTGCAGGTGTCTCCACGATTAATTGGGCCATTTGTAAGGTTTgtctaaaaatcatttattgGAATTGTATGTTCTATCACAGGATATAGCTTTTTCTGATGATTAAGCTTTGTTGCAGGCTATTGATCTGTTGGAAATGCTAAAGAGAGAAGAGGAAATGCTTTCTGCAATCAAGGAAAAACAGTTGAAGGTATTGCTTTCTTTACATCGCAAATGCCTTTTTGTTAAGcatacaaactaaaaaaaatgttacttaAAATCCCATGATTTGATTTGGGAGGCTAATTTTTTTCAGGGGCTCTTGATGATCGCACATAGAAAGCTGAATCTGGCGCACATATTTTTCGAATGTTCAACATGGATGACCAATGTTTTTCTTCAAGATGTAATCAAAGAAATCAATAAAGACAATTTAAAGATTTGCCTCTTGACATGTATTTCACTGATGTTTGTCTTTTCGAGCTGTTATGGTTACCCAAAATGCAGGATGGATGTTTGAGTATGGAGAATATGTTGCGATGATGTAAAAGGGAAATGCTGGTGTCAAGAGACATGAATGAGAAATAGCCTAAACATCAACATGAGAAATGTGTAGGCACATACACAATACCCACATCAGCGTCTTTGGAACATTTACCGTTGTGGCTGCTAATGTTTGTAATCTTGAACTACAGAGAAGGCTGCAAGTGAAACAGGATTCAGTGATTCATAGGTGCAAGAAGGCAGTTGAATCTTTAGAAGGTTTAAgtttaaaatgtaaaagaaaaaccaATGTCTCATCATCATTAGTTGTGAGGACTATTTCAAATGTCTCTGTTTTATTTGTAACAACAGTTACAAGTTTGGTAAGTTTTGTTTAATCTTCATTCTTCAAATCTTTGACCTTTTTGGGTTTTTGAGAGAAAACCAGCTACCATTAGAGCACAGTTGTTATACAACTTATGTGACctataatacatattttttttctctaatacatatttttttgtcaaggcTCTAatacatattttcatattttactttatatagTTACACAACAACAACGAgtctaatataaagtaaaaaactaATGTTCTTCACGCAGAGGTCcatctttttcattttgatCATGTTCCTTTTCTCAGTACAGATTTTTACTTTAATAAATTcgtcatttatatatatatatgttttcttatattttcttcaaatataCTACTCAACTCTTTTTATTAGTGTATCCTCTACCAAACataatcttatttttaatatatgctgAATTTGAAATTTAAGGTTTAAAATGTTTCTATACGCAAAATCCTAAATCTAActcttaatgttttatatttctactataaaattaaaatagttaataaataatagttttagtgtaaactaatccgcccgtagggcgggcaaACCCCTAGTTACCTATAAAACTGTATGTTGGGGTTGTGATAcacgttgaagaagaagaaagtgtaGTAAGATTTAAGAACAACATGTTTGTAAAaaagttaagatttttttttgtaacagaaaaatttaagattttaaacaaataaatatatggaAAACACGTTATGAAAACatacttttttgtttattttagttttatttgctTTTTAATTGATTAGACCAAATCCTTATTTTGTTATCTGGCCCATTCCATGTCAGCTTTGTAGTTAAGATTTATTTGCATCATGCATATCTATCTATACCCAAAATACTGAACGTATACATACAcgcgaaaaaaaaaatacacgcGTAGACCGCAAGTATGTGGTGTATGTGTTTGTATTGTTGTATGTtgtaaaagaagaaaatgaatggaCGGATAAAAGCGCAAGGCTCGCTAAGTGACAGCCTGGGATTAACAAGTCGGCATGTCGTGGGAGTGGAAGACCTCCAACTACAAGGATAAACagataatattttattctatCAGCATAACAATTTGTTTTAGGGCTCTTTATTTTATGGGAAATTAAGCTGTATGACAAGAAAAAACATAATTGGGTACATAGCAAAATGCTTTATCTTTTCTATACATACATTCCACTACGTAATAATACTGTTTTTGTCTCCAGAGCCAATCCGTGCAACCTTgaggaaataaaataaaagattaagCGATTCTTAATTATTAACTGTGCGCAAAGTAACTTGTGGTATTTTTAGaatcacataattttttttactatactATTTTATCATGTCTCACTCATTTTTACGGTTATTAAAAAAATGCTCTATTTTATTTAGATATATAGtttgtaattttattaagtTCTAACtattgttatatgtttttaaatttgtaaaagtcaTACTATGATCTATattgtatagtttaatattacataatattatataccttttaaaatttgttattagggtttagagttcatATTTGGGTTACGGTTTATTGactatagtttagggtttaatatttagaagATGAAGGGTATGATTGAAGTCagaattatttttttccatGCAATCATAAACATTTCATAATATTACCAATATgtactatattatttattttgttctattttatttagatttagagtttagtgattagagtttaagatttaatatttataaggtAAGAAGGTATGGTTGAAGTTAGCATTAACTTATTCCATGCAatcatagatatttcatagtttcactaatatgtactatgttttttttggttcattctatttggattttggatttatatttggttttatggtttttatatggGTTTAGAGTGTACTGAGTAAAGAGTAAGATTTAGTATTTAGGAGTTGGTGTGAAACTAGAGATCGGAGTTGGGAtatgtttagtatttaggggttgTAGATGAAATTATAATCATATACTACTTCGGTCGGTGATATGAAATAGCACATTACGCAAATATGTATGTGATCAATAAATGTATATGTTAATGGTTCCTTCTTCTTTCATTTGGAATAATATTCATGTGCCATTTTACAAAATGCAACTGACAACTTGCTACTTGAAGAGGCATAACCGGATAAATTGtgtataaaaaatatgacatttaatTATGTGAAAATCAGTATCATTCACTTAATTTCACACTCAAATATGGCTATCACTTAATTTCACATTCAAAAATATGGCTAGGCTATCTCGCcaataaacttttattttattgtatttgatcaactgttttttttaaatgtaaaaagaCAATATTTGATCAACCGTGACAAACCGTGTTGAACAAGGGCGGCCAAAAAAGTAGCACACAAACGAATTATCTGTATGATATCTGTTCaatatttggaatatttttgctttttattattttggacctttaaatacattttttgttagcaaaaaaataataatattttgtttatataaaatcGCTGGAAACGTAGTTTTGGGAATGCTAAATATCAAAACCATAACAAATAattcttttcaaaaataccaCTTATTTTATTAGAACTAAGCCTGGtttatctttattaaaatttaaagaaacCAAAACATAGCCAAGAAAAATTAGCGATCAATCTTTGGTAAATTTTATTAGTTTGgactattttctatttatttttaatttcgaGCTTAAATTTTGATTTCATTTGTATATATGAGTTTGACAAAATAGTTTTTGTGATTTAGTTATTTACTGTTTATTGTGTGGGTTGGTAGAGAAAATGATGatttaatgaaataattaaatttgcatataaatcaaaaacaGTTTGTTGTTTAGGAAAAGAAGTAATCGAAGTGttagaaataaaaaagttaCAAATTCGTATTtatgaaaaaaggaaaaatggaATGAAATTCCAAAGGGACTGTGAGCAGCATGCAGCCGTACACTCGTCATGGCGGTGGAATATGATGAAAGCACGGCTCGTCGCGTCCGACACATCTCTCATGTCACGTGTGTCTCAGAGTCATCTGTTTTGTGTCGCTACATCTCTCGATTTTCTTCTTATAGTTACCATTTTTGTTAACTTTAATCATTTGCATGTCCATGATTAATCAGTCATTCGAAACTTTAACATTTCTCCAGTTCGAGTGTGACCGTTATACTACGATCTAATCAAAACATGTCTAGAATCAAATTTACAATcttttgcatatttttttgtctaataaTATTACTAGAAATCTTTGTTTGTTACTAACATTAGTAAAACTATCATCTTAACCAAATTGC
This genomic interval from Brassica napus cultivar Da-Ae chromosome A6, Da-Ae, whole genome shotgun sequence contains the following:
- the LOC106410438 gene encoding uncharacterized protein LOC106410438 isoform X2, producing the protein MKSVSTINWAICKAIDLLEMLKREEEMLSAIKEKQLKGLLMIAHRKLNLAHIFFECSTWMTNVFLQDDGCLSMENMLR
- the LOC106410438 gene encoding uncharacterized protein LOC106410438 isoform X1; protein product: MKSVSTINWAICKAIDLLEMLKREEEMLSAIKEKQLKGLLMIAHRKLNLAHIFFECSTWMTNVFLQDVIKEINKDNLKICLLTCISLMFVFSSCYGYPKCRMDV